The Blastomonas fulva genome contains a region encoding:
- a CDS encoding DUF1013 domain-containing protein, whose product MSANPQPLMPHATASWMVDNTGLSFEQIADFCGLHILEVQAMADDLASSKYTGRDPVRAGELLLSEIEKGQADPEYRLKIQVGPAQVRRTKGPRYTPVSKRQDKPDGIAWILRNHPEISDAQVGKLIGTTRNTIAAIRDRSHWNISNIQPKDPVTLGLCSQRELDAIVAKAAKKAGITEEVQTDTRLGGDREALIEELRAERSAANKAAEDAAREAEIESALLAGTESRPEGDHA is encoded by the coding sequence ATGTCTGCCAACCCCCAGCCGCTGATGCCGCACGCCACCGCATCCTGGATGGTCGACAATACCGGCCTCAGCTTCGAACAGATTGCCGATTTCTGCGGCCTGCACATCCTGGAAGTCCAGGCGATGGCCGATGACCTCGCCAGTTCGAAGTACACCGGTCGCGATCCGGTGCGCGCGGGCGAACTGCTGCTCAGCGAAATCGAAAAGGGCCAGGCCGATCCCGAGTATCGCCTGAAGATCCAGGTCGGCCCGGCGCAGGTCCGCCGCACCAAGGGTCCGCGCTATACGCCCGTTTCCAAGCGCCAGGACAAGCCCGATGGCATCGCCTGGATCCTGCGCAACCACCCCGAGATTTCGGACGCACAGGTAGGCAAGCTGATCGGCACCACGCGCAACACCATCGCCGCGATCCGCGACCGCAGCCACTGGAACATCTCGAACATCCAGCCCAAGGACCCGGTGACGCTGGGCCTGTGCTCGCAGCGCGAGCTCGATGCGATCGTCGCCAAGGCCGCCAAGAAGGCCGGGATCACCGAAGAGGTGCAGACCGACACCCGTCTGGGAGGTGACCGCGAGGCGCTGATCGAGGAGCTGCGCGCCGAACGCAGCGCCGCCAACAAGGCCGCCGAGGATGCCGCGCGCGAAGCGGAGATCGAATCGGCGCTGCTCGCCGGAACGGAAAGCCGGCCCGAA